One Nicotiana tomentosiformis chromosome 4, ASM39032v3, whole genome shotgun sequence genomic window carries:
- the LOC104104820 gene encoding purple acid phosphatase 2-like isoform X1, with product MGMKRVCTGFLCLLTVLILSSSVQLCDGGITSNYVRKYNSNVDMPLNSDVFRVPPGYNAPHQVYITQGDLEGKGVIVSWTTPDEPGSNSVLYWAENSNVKSSAEGFVVSYKYYNYTSGYIHHCTIKDLEFDAKYYYEVGLGNTTRQFWFVTPPKPGPDVPYTFGLIGDLGQTYDSNSTLTHYELNPLKGQTILFVGDLSYADNYPFHNNIRWDTWGRFIERSAAYQPWIWTAGNHELDFVPEIGESKPFVPYKHRFSTPYRASDSTSPLWYSIKRASAYIIVMSSYSAFGTYTPQWKWLKNELPKVNRSETPWLIVLMHCPMYSSYVHHYMEGETMRVMYEPWFVNYKVDVIFAGHVHAYERSERVSNVAYNIINRKCSPVRDESAPMYITIGDGGNQEGLATEMTQPQPRYSAYREASFGHGILDIKNRTHAYFGWHRNDDGYAVEADSLWLLNRYRKLEEPSVALS from the exons atgggtATGAAGCGGGTTTGTACTGGATTTTTATGTTTACTTACAGTCTTGATTTTGAGTAGCAGTGTTCAGTTATGTGATGGTGGAATTACCAGTAATTATGTGAGAAAATATAATTCTAATGTTGATATGCCATTAAACAGTGATGTGTTTCGAGTTCCACCTGGTTACAATGCTCCCCATCAG GTTTATATAACACAAGGGGATCTTGAAGGAAAGGGTGTGATTGTGTCTTGGACCACACCTGATGAGCCTGGCTCAAATTCAGTCCTCTATTGGGCCGAAAATAGCAATGTTAAGAGCTCTGCTGAGGGCTTTGTTGTTAGCTACAAGTATTACAATTACACTTCCGGATATATACATCACTGTACCATCAAGGATCTGGAG TTTGATGCAAAGTACTATTACGAAGTGGGGTTAGGAAATACAACCAGACAGTTTTGGTTTGTAACTCCTCCAAAACCTGGACCTGATGTTCCTTATACATTTGGTCTCATTG GGGATCTTGGTCAGACCTATGACTCCAATAGCACACTGACTCATTATGAGTTGAACCCTCTAAAGGGCCAAACGATTCTCTTTGTCGGTGACCTCTCTTATGCTGATAATTATCCGTTTCACAACAACATACGATGGGACACATGGGGGAGATTTATCGAGAGAAGTGCAGCATATCAACCCTGGATTTGGACAGCCGGAAATCATGAACTTGATTTTGTTCCTGAAATT GGCGAATCCAAACCTTTTGTACCTTACAAGCACCGATTTTCTACACCTTACAGAGCATCAGACAGTACTTCTCCGCTTTGGTACTCTATAAAGAGAGCTTCAGCCTATATTATTGTCATGTCTTCTTATTCAGCTTTTG GTACATACACTCCTCAATGGAAATGGTTAAAGAATGAGTTGCCTAAAGTTAACAGGAGCGAGACACCATGGCTCATTGTACTCATGCATTGTCCTATGTATAGTAGTTATGTACATCACTATATGGAAGGGGAAACAATGCGAGTCATGTATGAACCATGGTTTGTGAATTACAAGGTGGATGTCATCTTCGCTGGTCATGTTCATGCCTATGAACGATCA GAGCGGGTATCAAACGTTGCTTACAACATCATAAATAGGAAGTGCAGTCCTGTCAGGGACGAGTCTGCCCCCATGTATATTACCATTGGAGATGGAGGAAATCAAGAGGGATTAGCTACAGA GATGACACAACCACAGCCAAGGTATTCCGCCTATCGAGAAGCAAGCTTCGGTCATGGGATATTGGATATCAAGAACAGAACACATGCCTATTTTGGTTGGCATCGTAACGATGATGGATATGCTGTTGAAGCAGACTCGCTATGGCTTCTTAACAGATACCGGAAACTGGAGGAACCATCTGTAGCTCTGTCGTGA
- the LOC104104820 gene encoding purple acid phosphatase-like isoform X2, whose translation MGMKRVCTGFLCLLTVLILSSSVQLCDGGITSNYVRKYNSNVDMPLNSDVFRVPPGYNAPHQVYITQGDLEGKGVIVSWTTPDEPGSNSVLYWAENSNVKSSAEGFVVSYKYYNYTSGYIHHCTIKDLEFDAKYYYEVGLGNTTRQFWFVTPPKPGPDVPYTFGLIGDLGQTYDSNSTLTHYELNPLKGQTILFVGDLSYADNYPFHNNIRWDTWGRFIERSAAYQPWIWTAGNHELDFVPEIGESKPFVPYKHRFSTPYRASDSTSPLWYSIKRASAYIIVMSSYSAFG comes from the exons atgggtATGAAGCGGGTTTGTACTGGATTTTTATGTTTACTTACAGTCTTGATTTTGAGTAGCAGTGTTCAGTTATGTGATGGTGGAATTACCAGTAATTATGTGAGAAAATATAATTCTAATGTTGATATGCCATTAAACAGTGATGTGTTTCGAGTTCCACCTGGTTACAATGCTCCCCATCAG GTTTATATAACACAAGGGGATCTTGAAGGAAAGGGTGTGATTGTGTCTTGGACCACACCTGATGAGCCTGGCTCAAATTCAGTCCTCTATTGGGCCGAAAATAGCAATGTTAAGAGCTCTGCTGAGGGCTTTGTTGTTAGCTACAAGTATTACAATTACACTTCCGGATATATACATCACTGTACCATCAAGGATCTGGAG TTTGATGCAAAGTACTATTACGAAGTGGGGTTAGGAAATACAACCAGACAGTTTTGGTTTGTAACTCCTCCAAAACCTGGACCTGATGTTCCTTATACATTTGGTCTCATTG GGGATCTTGGTCAGACCTATGACTCCAATAGCACACTGACTCATTATGAGTTGAACCCTCTAAAGGGCCAAACGATTCTCTTTGTCGGTGACCTCTCTTATGCTGATAATTATCCGTTTCACAACAACATACGATGGGACACATGGGGGAGATTTATCGAGAGAAGTGCAGCATATCAACCCTGGATTTGGACAGCCGGAAATCATGAACTTGATTTTGTTCCTGAAATT GGCGAATCCAAACCTTTTGTACCTTACAAGCACCGATTTTCTACACCTTACAGAGCATCAGACAGTACTTCTCCGCTTTGGTACTCTATAAAGAGAGCTTCAGCCTATATTATTGTCATGTCTTCTTATTCAGCTTTTG GATGA